One stretch of Ostrinia nubilalis chromosome 11, ilOstNubi1.1, whole genome shotgun sequence DNA includes these proteins:
- the LOC135075903 gene encoding uncharacterized protein LOC135075903 produces the protein MTSIDVTMIERLRKENLDQFFTLVRMHLSFVVDINTDDVDCSTDKPKQFRWNFHKKTKNPSSLSSQNNVNSIKNTAEANSITEEGILRLNELIDFLSQPENVTQEGIFRRTGSLSRQQELRQLLVTGTNLGLEDSKFSVHDCASVLKGFLAELPQPLLMDQYYQTYCTLATQYPPNAESSEDKLLIALQLLLLLLTPSHRNFLERLLKLLRLVADNEASNRMSPDTLATMFTPHLLCPRKLSPEHFHADSIALAPVISFMIRHCGQLFAAPARLATDARAYFTARERKKVLSPDVDLDESITDRTAANTVYTFVDRHRTRAENESNPTDTALAQLYAHIQALPDSHHKRRLIKHFNRQNGYGTPIQIQRTGKVAGSRSFGDSIKRHIFNKGLLNKTPKKGSGSTINTVEEKSSKGKLRFTDDSKVDVSHKNIVLKNLANKIASTESLDNEDYDSDASNESTLSEGALSVSRKHSPKFVSEPNLSVLDSEETPKNTKKRGTRLFRSKILSASQNLNKKYQKRSAVIKGTPTSCVACFDDDNSDASFPDSSDRSPIVDTPKKTRLDTEDSNVQKEMKLHYLTSTPGLSEAVVFDEECVTPFAVNFRRASMSPITKSTQKLSKAMQESIMTPRSRKPLIITSEQRDSLPETSDKKPEPEPTRDVMYHSMSPKNDSDFVSSEDEDLMSRSSFSCERSHHSNASLQPKPYDARSLSVGDVSPLRSENTRFIISHERPNLIEEQLNTTLCGDALIPTFKVSHEMTNFVDQKTRSLTEPFREYLLSRSVLTATPVDLSILNKSSDTEDKITDSLLYCLDGNVPSELTLSISNLAVDKDSSLRSPLKDIHNFVEMSPSRKRCASSKEVAESESKKVIVEKESTEIASVFEIRETEL, from the exons ATGACTTCTATTGATGTAACAATGATAGAAAGACTGAGAAAAGAAAATTTAGACCAATTTTTTACGTTAGTTCGTATGCATTTATCATTTGTTGTAGATATAAACACGGACGA TGTTGATTGTTCAACAGATAAACCAAAGCAATTCCGTTGGAATTTTCATAAGAAAACTAAGAACCCTAGTTCATTATCTAGTCAAAACAAtgttaattcaataaaaaatacagcTGAAGCAAATTCTATCACAGAAGAAGGAATTTTGAGACTAAACGAGCTAATAGACTTTTTATCTCAGCCAGAGA ATGTAACTCAAGAAGGCATATTTCGGCGAACCGGCTCTCTCAGCAGGCAGCAAGAGTTACGGCAGCTACTGGTAACTGGAACTAACCTTGGTCTCGAAGACAGCAAGTTTTCGGTCCACGATTGTGCTTCGGTACTAAAAGGGTTCCTTGCAGAGCTACCGCAACCACTCTTGATGGATCAGTATTATCAAACGTATTGCACTTTAGCCA CGCAATACCCACCAAATGCAGAATCATCAGAGGACAAACTCCTGATTGCCCTGCAGTTGTTGCTCCTACTGTTAACGCCTTCACACAGGAACTTTCTGGAAAGGTTGCTCAAACTACTTCGTCTTGTCGCCGACAATGAAGCGTCGAATCGCATGTCTCCGGACACTCTGGCTACAATGTTCACACCACATTTATTGTGTCCGAGAAAG TTATCCCCAGAGCATTTCCACGCGGACTCCATAGCTTTAGCGCCGGTGATCAGCTTCATGATCCGGCACTGCGGGCAGCTGTTCGCGGCGCCGGCCCGCCTCGCGACCGACGCGCGCGCTTACTTCACGGCGCGGGAAAGGAAGAAAGTGCTGTCGCCTGATGTGGACTTGGATGAGAGCATCACTGACAG GACCGCAGCGAACACAGTGTACACATTCGTCGATCGCCACCGAACGCGGGCAGAAAACGAAAGCAATCCAACGGACACGGCGCTGGCGCAGCTTTACGCACACATACAAGCGCTGCCCGACTCGCACCACAAGCGCCGCCTCATCAAGCACTTCAACCGCCAGAACGGATACG gTACCCCCATCCAAATCCAGAGGACGGGTAAAGTGGCAGGCTCGCGTAGTTTCGGCGACTCCATCAAACGGCACATCTTCAACAAGGGACTCCTCAACAAGACGCCGAAGAAAGGATCAGGGTCTACTATCAACACCGTTGAAGAG AAGTCAAGCAAAGGGAAGTTGCGTTTTACCGACGACAGTAAAGTCGATGTATCGCACAAGAATATCGTCCTAAAGAATCTGGCCAACAAAATCGCCAGCACAGAATCTCTAGACAACGAAGACTACGATTCCGATGCAAGCAACGAAAGCACGCTTTCAGAGGGCGCTTTAAGTGTATCAAGGAAACACAGCCCGAAGTTTGTTTCCGAACCGAATTTGAGCGTTTTGGACTCGGAGGAAACTCCGAAAAACACGAAGAAACGCGGAACGAGGTTGTTCCGTTCGAAAATCTTATCCGCATCGCAGAATTTGAACAAAAAGTACCAGAAACGTAGCGCGGTTATCAAAGGAACGCCGACGTCATGCGTTGCTTGTTTCGATGATGACAATTCGGACGCGTCGTTTCCCGATTCGAGCGATCGGAGTCCGATAGTGGATACGCCAAAGAAGACTCGCTTAGACACGGAAGATTCGAACGTACAGAAGGAAATGAAGCTGCATTATTTAACCAGCACGCCGGGGTTATCTGAAGCCGTGGTTTTCGACGAAGAGTGCGTCACACCGTTCGCTGTCAATTTTAGAAGAGCCTCAATGTCACCTATAACGAAGTCTACGCAGAAACTGTCAAAAGCTATGCAG GAGTCAATAATGACGCCACGCTCGCGGAAGCCTCTCATAATAACCTCGGAACAGCGCGACAGCCTGCCAGAGACAAGCGACAAGAAGCCGGAACCAGAGCCAACGCGTGACGTCATGTATCACTCGATGTCGCCGAAGAATGACAGCGACTTCGTCTCGTCTGAAGATGAGGATCTTATGTCGCGGTCGTCGTTTTCTTGTGAACG ATCGCACCACTCAAATGCGTCGCTGCAACCAAAACCATACGACGCGCGATCACTCTCAGTCGGCGACGTAAGTCCTTTGCGCTCTGAAAACACACGATTCATCATCAGCCACGAACGACCGAACCTGATCGAAGAACAACTAAACACCACCTTGTGTGGAGACGCCCTTATACCAACGTTCAAAGTCTCCCACGAAATGACCAACTTTGTCGACCAAAAAACACGTTCTTTAACCGAACCCTTCAGAGAGTATCTACTAAGTCGTTCAGTATTAACAGCCACACCGGTCGATCTATCGATTTTAAATAAATCGAGCGACACCGAAGACAAAATCACCGATTCTTTGCTATACTGCCTCGACGGTAACGTTCCATCTGAGTTAACTTTATCGATTAGTAACTTGGCGGTCGATAAAGATTCGAGTTTGAGATCGCCGCTGAAGGATATCCATAATTTTGTGGAAATGAGTCCAAGCAGGAAACGATGTGCTAGCTCGAAAGAAGTGGCCGAGTCTGAAAGCAAAAAGGTGATAGTTGAAAAGGAGAGTACCGAAATCGCTAGCGTTTTTGAGATACGCGAGACTGAGCTTTGA
- the LOC135075904 gene encoding U6 snRNA-associated Sm-like protein LSm1, producing the protein MQNNINPLAGTAHLLDELDKKLMVLLRDGRTLIGYLRCVDQFANLVLHKTIERIHVGKEYGDIPRGIFIVRGENVVLLGEIDQDKEKNLPLTEVSVDEILDAQRREQDAKIEQQKLLSKALKERGLNLLADLGHDDMF; encoded by the exons ATGCAAAATAACATCAATCCTTTGGCGGGCACTGCACATTTACTGGATGAACTAGACA AGAAACTCATGGTGCTGCTTCGCGATGGGAGGACCTTGATTGGATATCTGCGGTGTGTCGATCAGTTTGCGAATTTAGTTTTGCATAAAACTATTGAACGGATCCATGTTGGTAAAGAGTATGGTGATATTCCAAGGGGAATATTCATTGTTAGAGGCGAAAATGTCGTCCTTTTGGGTGAAATT GATCAGGACAAAGAAAAGAACTTGCCGCTAACTGAAGTGTCAGTAGACGAAATTTTAGATGCTCAGAGACGGGAACAAGATGCTAAAATTGAGCAACAGAAGTTACTCTCAAAAGCCCTAAAAGAAAGGGGGCTGAACCTGCTTGCTGATTTAGGGCATGATGATATGTTTTAG
- the LOC135076292 gene encoding uncharacterized protein LOC135076292, translated as MDIDDEIKSGCLLFPPAGGNVFSKFPKKKTWQQKYCILYNASKQGIERLEIYDHKEDATTASSAIPKIITLENCIKITHSSPNTITILTKSITQQISAQSEAETLEWVTALQSVAFRGRDLNPISCDEDNDLYCSSGEGVFSVKMCTSEASSRCGLEAIRYLLVLTATAIELRDVNDNKLYANWPYRYIRRYGYRQGKFTFEAGRKCDTGEGIFHLEHPNQSEIFKCLSLKMKTMKQMIGNDNLNSPEHSEFNIQPSANLFPGSRSPLVAARPDDLNLSSLSFKTTSVSSQQSICSSDRDTAPLLMPKPALKPKPQKPPRKIINVQKGIIKDLPSSTDESIDFGRYKKLDNYEPIEQCKREESPPSVPYDKIEVRSEAWKTLGIDDPDHTEFTPNLGDNPNCLKLISRSQDNLNTTGPEASRIILLPSPVVDPEDENYDRLQYFGSTSKLNKSSRYKKIEARPTTLALGEPKNKDTWNDYDEVENVMQTARLADDSHLGYGMIRKPNTPGPQVPTAAQAQALQNHVGLEEVNHNNCNGTDYAIVSRPKRV; from the exons ATGGATATAGACGACGAGATCAAATCCGGTTGTTTATTGTTTCCACCCGCTGGTGGGAATGTATTTAGCAAATTCCCTAAAAAG AAAACCTGGCAGCAAAAGTATTGCATCCTATACAATGCAAGTAAGCAAGGAATTGAACGATTAGAAATTTATGATCATAAGGAGGACGCCACAACAGCTTCCTCTGCTATTCCTAAGATTATTACTCTTGAGAATTGCATCAAAATAACGCATTCTAGTCCTAATACTATAACGATACTTACTAAGTCCATTACACAGCAGATAAGTGCCCAGTCAGAAGCTGAGACACTAGAATGGGTCACTGCTCTCCAGTCTGTAGCGTTTAGAGGTCGGGATTTGAATCCTATAAGCTGTGATGAAGATAATGATCTGTATTGTTCATCTGGAGAAGGAGTCTTCTCCGTCAAAATGTGCACGTCAGAAGCATCGTCAAGATGCGGACTAGAGGCAATTAGATATCTCCTTGTGCTTACAGCCACGGCTATTGAATTAAGAGATGTCAATGATAACAAGCTGTATGCCAACTGGCCTTATAGGTACATCCGGAGATACGGCTACAGGCAGGGCAAGTTCACATTTGAAGCAGGGAGAAAATGTGACACAGGAGAAGGTATCTTCCACTTGGAACATCCAAACCAATCTGAAATCTTCAAGTGTTTATCATTAAAGATGAAGACAATGAAACAAATGATTGGAAATGACAATTTGAACAGTCCAGAACACAGTGAATTCAACATTCAACCCAGTGCAAACTTGTTTCCAGGATCAAGGAGCCCCTTAGTGGCTGCCAGACCTGATGATTTGAATTTAAGCTCTTTATCATTCAAAACCACATCTGTATCAAGCCAGCAAAGTATTTGTTCCTCTGACAGAGATACAGCTCCATTGTTAATGCCAAAACCAGCTTTAAAACCCAAGCCACAAAAGCCTCCACGCAAGATAATAAATGTCCAGAAAGGTATTATCAAAGATTTGCCAAGTTCAACAGATGAGAGCATAGATTTTGGCAGATACAAAAAGCTTGATAACTATGAGCCAATTGAACAATGCAAAAGAGAAGAGAGTCCACCATCAGTGCCATATGATAAGATTGAGGTGCGCAGTGAAGCGTGGAAGACATTAGGAATTGATGATCCAGACCACACAGAGTTTACTCCAAATCTTGGGGACAATCCTAACTGTTTGAAACTCATATCAAGGTCTCAAGATAATCTGAATACCACTGGGCCAGAAGCATCAAGAATAATTTTGTTACCTAGCCCAGTGGTAGACCCAGAAGATGAGAACTATGATAGATTACAGTATTTTGGTTCCACAAGCAAATTGAATAAGTCTTCAAGGTATAAAAAGATAGAGGCCCGTCCAACAACTTTAGCTTTAGGGGAACCTAAAAATAAAGACACATGGAATGACTATGATGAGGTGGAGAATGTGATGCAAACAGCAAGGCTTGCAGATGACTCACATTTGGGCTATGGGATGATAAGGAAACCAAATACCCCTGGGCCCCAAGTCCCAACCGCGGCTCAGGCTCAAGCCCTTCAAAATCATGTCGGCCTGGAAGAAGTCAATCATAATAACTGCAATGGAACAGATTATGCTATTGTTAGCCGTCCAAAAAGAGTTTGA
- the LOC135076293 gene encoding MMS19 nucleotide excision repair protein homolog has protein sequence MSSSWLTPSLAEEIIKNNDIFKETHSIISDIMSGRLDVVQLVENMGGALTNKEPENREKGMRFFTKILKELPHDFLTETQINFISKFYVDRLKDNHRVIPVVLEGYLAIVNMAHYNINNSGEFFTVLFREVPCQSQVRQDRYNIYCITQNLMDKNIEYIKSLGPDFVYGVISAMDGERDPRNLLFLFSFLFTFLKEVPLGHLVDEMFEVISCYYPIDFHPAPDDPAPVTRQDLANALCPCLCAVPEFGEQCLVLLVEKLDSSLRLAKIDSLRLLNESCKTFKVETYGPFLKTLWASIHREITHKTDEELKMVAHETLSALTSKLATASNTDQGFENFLKGILISMQTAIAESTTVAQFVQATKVLLTTANASKESCVIVNKSMIPAIVAYYGFKTTPKLQIASLDFLADLYGLAVHWEVLDQVESEVNEIPRLCLTAVSQPSKEYQIAGFKTLIRVRNALQSDLVLPFVEVLIHNIQHSQDKDLLSVSVETVHAIARKYPENIMCLVIKGKCDLENLTQDKVALEKRLNLMSNLASIDDFTKIIIEEMLKVIVTKDTEAFKVVEAMNESMSNASLYSNEKLSEIESDHGLIDSILSWVTSELHTGSQEALSHGFMLIANTISSLPEEKQQKILSKHTENILEKFKSDEANFHLVHCLYSSVHQSVYNSSFEDIMTMALTQSLDSNDDIIRNKACVIVAHFLNKAEYGQKFELLYELLKNFLSKGNREQALSSRLIVLYGWITKALIMRGNELFTFWLQKIMTTLSSPEFSQYGCEAIQLIMTDYPDYLNRKQHCRSGLLYKQRFYQNFKSLTSTVGPVDDETKQYYLLSWAYVLEKVPKTVLNSDVGQIAPLIVESLNYDNKDLLQVMLDILCHFVQDKHDVVALSLQTILPRLVNLSKYVKSMDVRIKSLQCLYEIANSYRTMILLPHKQDILLDLAPSLDDKKRLVRNMAVKARTRWFLVGSPGENKEKEN, from the exons ATGAGTTCTTCATGGCTTACACCAAGTTTAGCTgaagaaattattaaaaacaatgataTATTCAAAGAAACGCACAGCATAATATCAG acatcATGTCTGGGCGCCTCGATGTTGTGCAGCTAGTTGAGAACATGGGTGGAGCCCTAACTAACAAAGAACCCGAAAATCGGGAGAAAGGGATGagattttttacaaaaattctCAAAGAACTTCCGCATGATTTCTTAACGGAGACGCAGATAAATTTCATATCCAAGTTTTATGTTGACCGACTGAAAGACAACCACAGAGTAATTCCAGTTGTTTTAGAAGGTTATTTGGCAATAGTCAACATGGCACATTACAATATCAACAATAGTGGGGAGTTTTTTACTGTTCTGTTCAGAGAAGTACCCTGCCAGTCACAAGTTAGACAAGACAGATATAATATTTACTGCATAACACAGAATTTAATGGATAAAAACATAGAAT ATATAAAATCATTGGGTCCAGATTTTGTATATGGTGTCATATCTGCGATGGACGGAGAAAGAGATCCACGCAATTTGCTGTTCCTTTTCAGTTtcctatttacatttttaaaagaaGTACCTTTAGGTCATTTAGTAGACGAAATGTTCGAAGTTATATCTTGTTACTACCCCATTGACTTTCATCCTGCACCGGACGATCCGGCCCCAGTGACGAGACAAGATTTGGCAAATGCATTATGTCCTTGTCTCTGTGCTGTACCTGAATTTGGAGAACAATGCTTAGTTTTGCTCGTTGAAAAACTGGATTCAAGCTTACGATTAGCTAAAATTGATTCGTTAAGACTATTA AATGAGAGCTGTAAAACATTCAAAGTAGAAACTTATGGGCCGTTCCTAAAAACACTATGGGCTTCCATACACAGAGAGATAACTCACAAAACAGATGAAGAACTCAAGATGGTTGCTCATGAGACATTGTCAGCATTAACTTCTAAATTAGCCACTGCATCCAACACAGACCAGGGTTTTGAAAACTTTCTCAAAGGCATACTGATTTCAATGCAAACAGCAATAGCAGAATCAACCACTGTTGCCCAGTTTGTTCAAGCAACCAAGGTGTTGCTGACAACAGCAAACGCATCAAAAGAATCTTGCGTTATCGTTAATAAGTCCATGATACCTGCTATAGTGGCATATTATGGTTTCAAAACGACACCCAAACTGCAAATCGCCAGCCTAGATTTCCTTGCCGATTTGTATGGATTGGCTGTGCATTGGGAAGTTTTAGATCAAGTGGAATCGGAGGTCAATGAGATCCCGCGTCTGTGCCTAACTGCTGTGAGTCAGCCATCAAAAGAATACCAGATTGCAGGGTTCAAAACTTTAATCAGAGTCCGGAATGCGTTACAAAGTGACCTTGTTTTGCCATTTGTTGAAGTTCTAATACACAACATACAACATTCACAAGACAAGGACTTGCTGAGTGTTAGTGTTGAAACTGTCCATGCAATTGCTAGAAAATATCCCGAAAATATTATGTGTTTAGTCATAAAAGGGAAGTGCGATTTGGAGAATCTGACCCAAGATAAAGTCGCGTTGGAAAAGCGTTTGAATTTGATGTCCAACTTGGCCAGTATAGATGATTTTACGAAGATAATCATTGAGGAAATGTTAAAGGTCATTGTTACTAAAGATACGGAAGCATTTAAAGTTGTAGAGGCTATGAATGAATCAATGTCCAATGCTAGTCTATATTCTAATGAGAAATTATCTGAAATCGAGAGTGATCATGGTCTTATTGATTCTATATTATCTTGGGTCACTTCAGAACTGCATACAGGATCACAAGAGGCTTTGTCACACGGTTTTATGTTAATAGCTAATACAATAAGTAGTTTACCAGAAGAGAAACAGCAGAAAATATTGTCAAAGCACACAGAGAATATTCTGGAAAAGTTTAAGAGTGATGAGGCCAATTTTCACTTGGTACACTGCCTGTATAGTTCTGTTCATCAGAGTGTGTACAATTCTAGTTTCGAGGACATAATGACGATGGCACTAACTCAATCGTTAGATAGTAACGATGATATTATTCGGAATAAAGCTTGTGTGATAGTGGCACATTTCTTGAATAAGGCTGAGTATGGTCAGAAGTTCGAACTTTTGTATGAACTGTTGAAGAATTTTCTTTCTAAAGGTAACAGGGAACAAGCTTTATCATCAAGACTAATAGTTTTGTATGGATGGATAACAAAGGCTTTAATTATGAGAGGAAATGAACTGTTTACATTTTGGCTGCAAAAg ATCATGACTACTCTATCATCACCAGAATTCAGTCAATACGGCTGCGAAGCTATCCAACTGATCATGACTGACTACCCCGATTACCTGAACAGAAAACAGCATTGTAGATCTGGTTTGTTATACAAGCAAAGGTTTTACCAGAACTTCAAATCACTAACCAGTACAGTCGGGCCAGTGGATGATGAGACAAAGCAATATTATCTGCTGAGTTGGGCGTATGTACTTGAAAAGGTGCCGAAGACTGTACTTAATAGTGATGTTGGACAG ATTGCACCATTAATAGTAGAGTCCTTAAATTACGACAATAAAGATTTGCTGCAAGTGATGCTAGATATTCTGTGCCATTTTGTGCAAGACAAACACGATGTTGTGGCGCTTAGCTTACAGACTATTTTACCGCGATTGGTGAATTTATCGAAATACGTCAAATCTATG GATGTTCGGATAAAAAGTCTACAATGTCTCTACGAAATCGCAAACTCATACCGCACCATGATACTTCTTCCTCACAAGCAAGACATTTTATTGGATTTAGCGCCATCTCTCGACGACAAGAAGCGATTGGTTCGCAATATGGCCGTCAAAGCTAGAACGAGATGGTTCTTAGTTGGCTCCCCAGGAGAAAATAAGGAGAAGGAAAACTGA